In Thermothelomyces thermophilus ATCC 42464 chromosome 4, complete sequence, a single genomic region encodes these proteins:
- a CDS encoding general substrate transporter: MQSFLQHRRLRLAAERDVARLSKPQSGSPAPTDNGKNESSSLEAGREANGKPNLIPGVELSEDGTVYQVGWADGDPENPQNWGAAKKWWATAAVCLIAIAVSIPSSIDAPVAPQFNEEYGVGPIAGSLTTGMYLIGIGVGSMFAAPFSETFGRNWVYFSTLTVFILFCVGKALAPNYGAAIVFRFLVGFFGAAPLTVGGGTVADIWGPLEITFSLPFVTMTSYAGPILGPIIGAYLPNIGFRWADWISIIIAGAVMAIIFFLQPETFGPTLLEWRADHLRTLTGDSRYQVPGHASAGSLGRRLLTNCLRPFAMTYTEPIILVFSFYLIILYIVLFTFLNGFPYIFAQTYGISESLTFIIWTALLAGDVVAIPLIPIVYGWTKKAAARAAEAGQPLAPEVCLYFAMLGGSVLMPVSLFWIGWTCYPSISIWSPIVGVFVFGYSLVTIFTTTYIYIVFVYLQYAGSALSFMTFSRYVISGALLPASVPMYENLGPHLTLTWIGAVAAVMAPLPFVLYRYGHKVRAMSKNVQNKA, translated from the exons ATGCAGTCTTTCCTTCAGCACCGCCGCCTTCGGCTGGCGGCCGAGCGAGATGTTGCGAGGCTGAGCAAGCCCCAGAGCGGCTCGCCCGCACCAACAGACAACGGCAAGAATGAGTCTTCATCCCTCGAGGCAGGGAGAGAGGCGAACGGCAAGCCGAACCTGATACCCGGCGTCGAGCTCTCCGAAGATGGCACCGTGTACCAGGTCGGCTGGGCCGACGGCGACCCCGAAAATCCGCAGAACTGGGGTGCGGCCAAGAAGTGgtgggcgacggcggcggtgtGTCTGATTGCCATTGCCGTCAGCATCCCGTCCTCGATCGATGCCCCGGTCGCCCCCCAGTTCAACGAGGAATATGGCGTCGGGCCCATTGCTGGGTCTCTGACTACAG GCATGTACCTGATTGGTATCGGGGTCGGGTCCATGTTTGCCGCGCCCTTCTCGGAGACGTTTGGACGCAACTGGGTTTACTTCAGCACCCTGACCGTCTTCATCCTCTTCTGCGTCGGCAAGGCACTCGCGCCCAACTATGGCGCCGCCATCGTGTTCCGCTTCCTGGTCGGCTTCTTCGGCGCCGCGCCGCTCACGGTCGGTGGCGGCACCGTCGCCGACATCTGGGGTCCGCTCGAGATCACCTTCAGCCTCCCGTTCGTGACCATGACGTCGTACGCCGGCCCCATCCTGGGGCCCATCATCGGTGCCTATCTCCCCAACATCGGCTTCCGGTGGGCCGACTGGATCTCCATCATcatcgccggcgccgtcatGGCCATCATCTTCTTCCTCCAGCCCGAGACCTTCGGCCCGACCCTGCTCGAGTGGCGGGCGGACCACCTGCGCACGCTCACCGGCGATTCGCGCTACCAGGTCCCGGGCCACGCCTCGGCCGGGTCGCTGGGCCGGCGCCTGCTCACCAACTGCCTGCGGCCCTTCGCCATGACGTACACGGAGCCCATCATCCTGGTCTTCTCCTTCTACCTGATCATCCTCTACATCGTGCTCTTCACCTTCCTGAACGGCTTCCCGTACATCTTCGCCCAGACGTACGGCATCTCCGAGTCGCTCACCTTCATCATCTGGACCGCCCTGCTCGCCGGCGACGTCGTGGCCATCCCGCTGATCCCCATCGTCTACGGCTGGACCAagaaggcggcggccaggGCTGCCGAGGCGGGCCAGCCCCTGGCGCCCGAGGTGTGCCTCTACTTCGCCATGCTGGGCGGCTCCGTCCTCATGCCCGTCTCGCTCTTCTGGATCGGCTGGACGTGCTACCCGAGCATCAGCATCTGGTCCCCCATCGtcggcgtcttcgtcttcggcTACTCGCTCGTCACCATCTTCACCACCACCTACATCTACATCGTCTTCGTCTACCTGCAGTACGCCGGCTCCGCCCTCTCCTTCATGACCTTCAGCCGCTACGTCATCTCGGGCGCTCTCCTGCCCGCCTCGGTGCCCATGTACGAGAACCTCGGGCCGCACTTGACCCTCACCTGGATCGGTGCCGTCGCGGCCGTCATGGCGCCCCTGCCCTTCGTGCTGTACCGCTACGGCCACAAGGTTCGGGCGATGAGCAAGAACGTGCAGAACAAGGCGTGA
- a CDS encoding transferase-like protein — VPLTPIDHLHRPNYIKICYWFPLQPDVDPKDVYNYLGQGLRKMFSRMPWLGGKVYLQEPNTPGWRPGQREIRYEPWDAEGPVPHQLVYKELDTELTYADWKNEGFPPEAFPDEELLDVPVEGDMEAGCDIFVAQTSFIPGGVILCMSTCHAAVDGTGMVIVMKAWADNCRSLYDASASAEQDDFPPETYDRALPDRLWEEEAGAPVPENPDDWTRGLVGLEGPQTAADDPAKLAYRDRKAVHRTFYIPAAKLAELQKICDEPGEPGESGAAALSTSDVITALMWRAHLRARAAVAREGEPLPEQTVLEGAVNGRLDFSASLPPLYLGNLTFYNQAVLPTADVLDPAVPLARLARAVRKGAARANAASLNQAYGLLKTAPSFGLVRPRFRRVHGFDLLISNLLAFPVDDILFGARFFANSGRAEALRAYLGKFGRHARCSLVLPKRPAGVEISMNLFEDEMEHLERDEAWTKY; from the coding sequence GTCCCCTTGACCCCGATCGATCACCTCCACCGGCCCAACTACATCAAGATCTGCTACTGGTTCCCGCTCCAACCGGATGTCGACCCCAAGGACGTCTACAACTACCTCGGCCAGGGCCTGCGCAAGATGTTCTCGCGCATGCCGTGGCTGGGCGGGAAGGTCTACCTGCAGGAGCCGAACACGCCCGGCTGGCGACCGGGACAGCGCGAGATCCGCTACGAGCCCTGGGACGCCGAAGGGCCGGTCCCGCACCAGCTGGTCTACAAGGAGCTGGACACGGAGCTGACGTACGCCGACTGGAAGAACGAGGGGTTCCCGCCCGAGGCCTTCCCGGACGAGGAGCTCCTGGACGTGCCGGTGGAGGGCGACATGGAGGCGGGCTGCGACATCTTCGTCGCCCAGACGAGCTTCATCCCCGGCGGCGTCATCCTCTGCATGTCGACCTGCcacgccgccgtcgacggcACCGGCATGGTCATCGTCATGAAGGCCTGGGCCGACAACTGCCGGAGCCTGTACGAcgcctccgcctcggccgagCAGGACGACTTCCCGCCCGAGACGTACGACCGCGCCCTGCCGGACAGGCtctgggaggaggaggccggcGCGCCCGTGCCGGAGAACCCGGACGACTGGACCAGGGGCCTCGTCGGCCTCGAGGGGCCCCAGacggccgccgacgacccgGCCAAGCTGGCGTACCGCGACCGCAAGGCCGTGCACCGGACCTTCTACATCCCCGCCGCCAAGCTGGCCGAGCTGCAGAAGATCTGCGACGAGCCGGGGGAGCCGGGGGAgtcgggcgccgccgccctctcgACCAGCGACGTCATCACGGCCCTCATGTGGCGCGCCCACCTGCGCGcgcgcgccgccgtcgcccgcgAGGGCGAGCCCCTGCCCGAGCAGACCGTCCTCGAGGGCGCCGTCAACGGGCGGCTCGACTTCTCGGcctcgctgccgccgctctACCTCGGCAACCTGACCTTCTACAACCAGGCGGTCCTGCCGACCGCCGACGTGCTGGACCCGGCCGTGCCGCTCGCGCGCCTGGCCCGCGCCGTCCGCAAGGGCGCCGCCCGCGCCAACGCCGCCAGCCTGAACCAGGCCTACGGCCTGCTCAAGACGGCGCCGTCCTTCGGCCTGGTCCGCCCCCGCTTCCGCCGCGTGCACGGCTTCGACCTGCTCATCTCCAACCTGCTGGCCTTCCCCGTCGACGACATCCTCTTCGGCGCCAGGTTCTTTGCGAACTCGGGCAGGGCCGAGGCCCTCAGGGCATACCTGGGCAAGTTCGGCCGCCACGCCCGCTGCTCGCTCGTCTTGCCCAAGAGGCCGGCCGGCGTCGAGATCTCCATGAACCTGTTCGAGGACGAGATGGAGCACTTGGAGAGGGACGAGGCGTGGACAAAGTAC